In a genomic window of Leishmania donovani BPK282A1 complete genome, chromosome 32:
- a CDS encoding exportin 1, putative: MDAILDFSKPLDVQRFEQVLTAMSSGSPAEIMEAQEVLTRFKANPEAFFRVDKLLTESRNTNTRFFALQVLDDTILHRWNTLSADNQQAIRNFVVSLIVRECTSFAHIRQNRTLLTKMNMTLVSIAKREWPVRWPNFVQEISTSASPSEPMVENNLNLLRLVGEEVFEFGEKTLTSRWVERKKQALAQDFRFIMELCVMVIVNAEDTVLLRTALSTLEVYVPWMTPELIFNEQVLQSISRLVVSDGNVRSEAVRCLAEMCSAATSSGAAGDQQVRCILETFKTALGNIMSAFPTTHSSVMERVVTLYEQGSLVDKEYVANLNLLLIAFLRHYYASISYDDMLLVTCHEMLVGMSNINEKELFKACVEYWWWLGDHLLRAPASVVKRNLMSKLPRVLSDVRFVLIRRMAKPEEVIIVEEEGEIRRQHVTDVEELQLYNLMRQTLVFLTHLDPKDTRNIMTDLMKRQLDRSEWSWHNCNTLCWAVGSISMALSEQDESDLFVKIITDLLTLFKTMSGKDNRAVIASDVMFIVGQYPRYLRNHATFLSTVTRKVFQFMREKFPGVQDMAVDTFVKLSKQLDAKYAEVNGSTSLASEVAKTWSSITEMLSLQQVQTCFNAAGYMIAAGSTEQQRALLLETFLTDTNARFKACTASAAAAGSAFCQSEEAMVELLHYLRVFSNVADSCGDVFVYEMMMITQDLYGFYRMFSEAQVRAIADGGETALHRPEMKYVRLAKREILRIFERFVSHATQLKFIAESCLPDMFSVVLLDYENAIAAAKEPGALALATACVRTLGRCIENNCEAILDHTFNTTVAIIAQDMESHPDFRVNLFKLLQALNAHCFEAFICYTSTHEDVVLGMLWAIKHTDYPTMSTGLETLDLFLENVSKSEYAEVFFKAYMQRILVDVMVASMDSLHASGFQHHVRILQKLFNVSSMVPPDTPTIGKNVIRAYLLDSLTVIPTLTTTSILSFVDMCYESFTDDERFRTQFADFLIEVKVWGAEQENKMQEEDERRLREETIPGFSNLSMEDPPANPFTSL; encoded by the coding sequence ATGGACGCCATTTTAGATTTCAGTAAGCCGCTCGATGTACAGCGGTTTGAGCAGGTCTTGACGGCCATGTCCTCCGGTAGTCCAGCGGAAATTatggaggcgcaggaggtgctgaCGCGTTTCAAGGCGAACCCAGAGGCGTTCTTCCGCGTCGACAAGCTGCTCACCGAGTCGCGcaacacaaacacgcgcTTCTTTGCGCTGCAGGTATTGGATGATACGATTCTGCATCGATGGAACACCCTCTCCGCAGACAACCAGCAGGCGATTCGCAACTTCGTTGTGAGCCTGATCGTCCGCGAGTGCACGAGCTTCGCCCACATCCGCCAGAACCGCACCCTGCTGACAAAGATGAACATGACACTCGTGTCGATCGCGAAGCGCGAGTGGCCGGTGCGGTGGCCGAACTTTGTGCAGGAAATCTCGACAAGCGCGTCGCCATCGGAGCCGATGGTGGAGAACAACCTCAACCTACTTCGCCTTGTAGGAGAGGAGGTGTTCGAGTTCGGCGAAAAGACGCTGACGTCGCGGTGGGTGGAGCGTAAGAAGCAGGCTCTGGCACAGGACTTCCGCTTCATCATGGAGCTATGCGTCATGGTAATCGTCAACGCAGAGGACACGGTGCTGCTCCGCACGGCCCTCTCCACGCTGGAGGTGTACGTGCCGTGGATGACACCGGAGCTCATCTTCAATGAGCAAGTGCTGCAAAGCATCTCGCGTCTGGTCgtcagcgacggcaacgTCCGTagcgaggcggtgcggtgcTTGGCAGAGATGTGCTCTGCTGCCACGAgtagcggtgccgccggcgatCAGCAGGTGCGCTGCATTCTCGAAACATTCAAGACAGCGCTCGGGAACATCATGAGCGCGTTCCCGACGACCCACTCCTCCGTTATGGAGCGCGTCGTCACCTTGTACGAGCAGGGGTCGCTGGTTGACAAGGAGTACGTGGCGAATTTGAACCTGCTCCTGATTGCTTTCCTTAGACACTACTACGCAAGCATATCTTACGACGACATGTTGCTCGTCACCTGTCATGAGATGCTCGTCGGCATGAGCAACATCAACGAAAAGGAGCTCTTTAAGGCGTGCGTGGAATACTGGTGGTGGCTGGGCGATCACCTGCTGCGGGCGCCCGCCAGCGTTGTGAAGCGGAACCTCATGTCGAAGCTGCCGCGGGTTCTCTCCGACGTTCGCTTTGTGCTTATCCGCCGCATGGCGAAGCCGGAGGAGGTGATCAttgtggaagaggagggcgagatTCGCCGGCAGCACGTCACCGacgtcgaggagctgcagctctaCAATCTGATGCGGCAGACGCTGGTGTTCCTCACCCACCTGGACCCGAAGGACACGCGCAATATTATGACCGATCTGATGAAGCGGCAGCTGGACCGAAGCGAGTGGTCGTGGCACAACTGCAACACCCTTTGCTGGGCTGTCGGCTCCATCTCCATGGCCCTCTCCGAGCAGGACGAGAGCGACCTCTTTGTGAAGATCATCACCGACCTCCTCACGCTCTTCAAGACCATGAGCGGGAAAGACAACCGGGCCGTGATCGCGAGCGATGTCATGTTCATTGTTGGCCAGTACCCCCGCTACCTGCGCAATCACGCCACCTTCCTCTCCACTGTGACACGGAAGGTGTTCCAGTTCATGCGGGAAAAATTTCCCGGTGTGCAAGACATGGCCGTCGACACCTTCGTGAAGCTTAGCAAGCAGCTCGACGCCAAGTACGCGGAGGTGAACGGTAGCACCAGCCTCGCATCCGAGGTGGCGAAGACGTGGAGCTCTATCACAGAGATGCTCTCCttgcagcaggtgcagacATGCTTCAACGCCGCTGGCTACATGATCGCTGCCGGCTcgacggagcagcagcgcgcgctcctGCTCGAGACATTCCTGACGGACACAAACGCCCGGTTCAAGGCGTGCACGGCgtccgcggccgccgctgggaGCGCCTTCTGCCAAAGCGAGGAAGCGATGGTAGAGCTGCTGCACTACCTGCGCGTGTTCAGCAATGTGGCGGACTCGTGCGGTGACGTGTTTGTGTACGAGATGATGATGATCACTCAAGACCTCTACGGTTTTTACCGCATGTTTTCCGAGGCGCAGGTGAGGGCcatcgccgacggcggcgagacggcgctgcatcgcccTGAAATGAAGTACGTGCGCCTTGCCAAGCGTGAGATTCTGCGCATTTTTGAGCGCTTCGTGAGCCACGCGACACAGCTGAAGTTCATCGCAGAATCCTGCCTGCCGGACATGTTTTCAGTCGTGCTGCTCGACTACGAGAACGCGATTGCGGCGGCAAAGGAGCCCGGGGCGCTGGCTTTGGCGaccgcgtgcgtgcgcactcTAGGTCGGTGTATCGAGAACAATTGCGAGGCGATCCTCGACCACACGTTCAacaccaccgtcgccatcATTGCCCAGGACATGGAGAGCCACCCTGATTTTCGTGTTAACCTTTTTAAGCTCCTGCAGGCGCTGAACGCGCACTGCTTTGAGGCGTTTATCTGCTACACATCCACTCACGAGGATGTTGTGCTGGGCATGCTGTGGGCCATCAAGCACACGGACTACCCGACCATGTCCACCGGACTGGAAACGCTGGACTTGTTTCTCGAGAACGTGTCGAAGTCCGAGTACGCGGAGGTGTTCTTCAAGGCTTACATGCAGCGCATCTTGGTGGACGTGATGGTCGCGTCGATGGACTCCCTGCACGCCTCTGGCTTCCAGCACCACGTCCGGATTCTTCAGAAGCTTTTCAACGTTTCCTCCATGGTGCCGCCGGACACGCCAACGATTGGCAAAAACGTCATTCGCGCCTACCTGCTGGACAGCCTCACCGTTATTCCGACGCTGACGACGACTTCCATTCTGAGTTTTGTGGATATGTGCTACGAGTCCTTCACGGATGACGAGCGCTTTCGCACCCAGTTTGCCGACTTTCTGATCGAGGTGAAGGTCTGGGGTGCGGAACAGGAGAACAAgatgcaggaggaggacgagcgTCGTCTGCGCGAGGAGACTATTCCGGGCTTCTCAAACCTGTCCATGGAAGATCCGCCGGCAAACCCATTCACCTCTCTCTGA